Part of the Lates calcarifer isolate ASB-BC8 linkage group LG6, TLL_Latcal_v3, whole genome shotgun sequence genome, gatacagtaaatatgtaCAGAAATGTCTCACGCAGTCGCAAGACAACGTTCTATATGTGCATTCAAAAACAGAGATAcacatgtttttgtgtcagcATCTGTAcgtttggtgtgtttgtgttataaAATGAGATCTCTTAAAAATTCTTCCCTTCTGTATCCTCTAACAGTCGTGTGTAGTTCAGACTCCACAGGGCCACGAGTACGAGGGCCGCAGTTACAACGGGAGAGGGGTGAGCGATGTTCTTGTTTTACAAGGTCTCTGTAACTTCCACTCGAGTGTGTCCTCAGGGTTCCTGTCATCACACTTGCTCCGCTGCCTCGTCTCCACAGATCACCGGTGTGTCGATCCTGCGGGCAGGAGAGACCATGGAGCCTGCCCTGAGGGCCGTGTGCAAGGACGTCCGCATCGGCAAAATCCTCATCCAGACCAACCTCGACTCAGGCGAACCGGAGGTAGATAAAATGGGTCATTTAGTGCCAAATATCCTGAACGTGCTCGTCTTCAAGATGCTTATGTGTGCTATGCTCTGTGACACTTACACAATGTTGGACAGTGTCTCCAAAACCACATCAGACaagagatgaaaatgttttgattgttttcttgtttttttttttttttttcttccacatgATGTGTGTCTCCGTGGTAACTACCCTTCCTGCTTTTGTAACCATGGTaacctgtctcctcctctctggcctCGCCAGCTGCATTACCTGCGTCTGCCCAAAGACATCAGTGAAGATCATGTCATCCTAATGGACAGCACCGTCTCCACCGGCGCAGCTGCCATGATGGCAGTACGAGTCCTATTGGTGGGTGGAGATTAACATCATTATTCTTCAGTAAGACAACAATAGGAGACACTCTCCTCTTCGTCAGTCgcgtgttgttgttttttttctctctctgtcttggtgAGGTTTGATCAGCACTTCTTCTGCAAAGAGAAAAGTCAAATAATTTCTTCCCTTTGCCTTCAGCGCACTAATTATCCTCCTGGTCATGATAAAGCAGGTATTGAcggctgtgatgtgtgtgtgtgtgtgtgtgtgtgtgtgactgagcaGGATCACGAGGTGCAAGAGGATAAGATCATGTTGGTGTCGCTGTTGATGGCGGAGCTCGGCGTGCACTCTGTGGCCTACGCCTTCCCGAAAGTGAAAATCATCACCACCGCTGTGGACAAGAGTCTGGACGATAACTTACATGTAATTCCTGGCATCGGTAagcaaataaatacacacactcactgttttTATAACTGCGCTGCAAAATCAGACACATTTTGTATAAAGCAGAACGTACTtgcctgttttcagtctctcaACCTTTGAAGAACTTGTCTAATTTTAATGCTTAATGGTGATTCACAGGAGGATTTCAGCTCACAAACACTGTCCTTGGTGTGattgattttacttttatacaggaaataaaaatgtccacagTCTTTGCAGCAGATAAAAGATATTAAACATCTGTTTCACCTTGAcagatttcatttcatgtcCCAGCAGATTCTAATTTTATGCTTGTGTCACTTTAGATTTGAAGCGAACGCTCCTTTTGATCACCACTGTAACTAAACTGCACAATACACATATTAGATCACCAGTCTCTTCTCTGCAAACAAATTATTACATATGATTACATAATTAAACTTTACTTACAAACATTAAGATGAATATTCACTGTAGTATGTTTCACCATACATACTGTTTGTGAATCAGCCGCAAAAGTCATAATTTTAGTAACCATCTCTTCCATCCTTTTCTCCTATTCCACTCGTACACAGTagctctgttgtgtgttttcaggggACTTTGGGGATCGGTACTTTCGGGACAGACGGGTCCGACAGCTGGAGTGATGAGGAGGACCAGGAGCAGCCGTCATACTGACGCAAACATCTGTGAGCCTCTTTGAAGGAGAACACAAACACTACTTGAAAACTTCTGTTATTGTGCATCCTCTCTGggcatagaaaaaaaaacaactgttatATTCACTTTTTCTGTACTGTACGTGAAATTTTGTACTCTTATACAACAGATGAGTCTCAGGTCAAGTTGTATGCATGAGGGATGTTTTGCCCTGTGTACAACTGAGAGTTCATCGTAATATTTTCATACTCAGATGGTCACAGAGGTGAAACAGTGCCATTACCTTTCAGGTACAATAATTcaacaacattattattatatactaAATAACTTTATCCAGGACTGGGTTGCACCAGTTGTTTGTAAATTCACAAACTTAAGGAACGCCTTGACTAGTAAGGACTTTATTAATGTGTGATTCGATCTCTAGAAAACATCTGTAACAACATGAAATCACATCCAATCAACAATCAGCATCACAAGTTGTAACATAACTTccaatgttgttgttgttccattgttgcttgttttgtaaAAGCAACAATTTAATGTTATTGTAGGAATATCACTCTATACCAGTATAACTGATAAAACTTTAATTTTGGTTCATGTTGTACAAAGTCAGCAAAGGAAATATAACATTTCTGGCCGCCATCTTTTTTTAAGATCAGGAAAAATAGACACCACTACATAAATGGgtaaaaaatctgatttactCCTGCATCAGATGGAATATTTTATTATCCAAATGGTTAGTAAAGTCTACAGGGAGTATAGACATATAGGTTCAGAATAGCAGTAAGTGTGGTTAAACCACCtttcaaatatatttacttattaaaaaatctgatgtaTAGCTGTGTCAATAACTAGGTTTGAATTTCATGAACAGCTGGTGCAACCTGCTCATGAATATGTTCCTATACAGTTCATCCACTCCTTTATGCTGCTCTGAGGACTTtttttatgtaatgtaattaacTCAAATCTAAAGTAGAGTTAGAAATTTTATATTAAACATATATGACAAAGGGAAATTACTGTAATTTCCAAGTCTTGCAGGTTTACACTCACAGCAGGTGAGTGAAGTGTAAATCTTAAATTCAGGGTATGAGCGATCATCTCAGAGATTAAAGTCAGACGTCGTTTTCAGTCCTTCACTGCCTCTTTCTGCTTCTACTTTAAAACGATGTGTGCTCATTGTATATATGGACCGATCAATAAGGAGTGATGATCAGCGCGAGGTCATGGACGGTCACATGCTCACTGCTGAATATTCTCCATGCTCCTCTGACTCTCAGGGTTCAGGCGCAGGccactctgctccctctctgaTGCACTTTAGAGCCTGAAGGGGTCAGTGTAGCTCACatttagctctctctctctctctctctctgtgatttataGCGTGTCCCTCTGAGAAATGTGTGTCTCGTTACAGTGCAGGAGAATGCACACAGGCTCACCTGAATCGCCTCCCaagttgaaatgtgttgatTTGATGTCATGAGTTTCTCCTCTCGTGGTTCGTGATTTCACCAAATGATCTGACGCAGAATGCAGTGTGGTGATGCTGAGTTATAAACATGTAAGATGATGATAACAATGTCATTCCAGGGTTACACACTGAGCAGTAAAAACCTCCAGTTTTTCCCTCCCCTCCTGTGTTTCACACTGTTTACTCCAAACGCGCCTCGTGATCCCTGTTATGAGACAGAGGTTGGTAATGATACGAccccccctccatctctctctctccctcctcttcttccccagCCGCCGGTTTGTGACCTTACGTTCAGTTATTAtctcttctgtctccctcctcctgtgtcTTTTTCAACTGTCATGTGCCCTCAATGAATCTGACAGTCTTCATTCATGcatttattcagtcattcattctcCACACAGTGAGATTAACACATCATCCTCACACCTACAGAATCTCCTGCTCCTACACGTTTGTTTTGggctccgtgtgtgtgtgtgtgtgtgtgtgtgtgtgtgtgtgtgtgtgtgtgtgtgtgttttttctgtgcgATATCTCCTCGCCGAGTGGGTGACACTGTGATCACGGATGTCATACGACGCACGCTGTATTCTCCAAGACAGCAGAAGACTCGCTCGCCCATGTGACTACTGCCTCAAGGTTAAcctgttaccatggagacagGCCCGCCAATGAAAATTCAGCAGACGGTTGCGATGTTGACTGCAAGCTTTTTGTTTTAAGGGGtgacctattttttttttctacaccGCCCTCCCCatccaccaccatcaccatcaccccCCCTCCACAGCTACTCAGACGCAGACCCCGCTactctgtgtgcacatgtgcacgtgcgcacagataaaaaaaacatgggaaggctactcacacacacacatgcacacacacgcttgtACTCCATGTGAAATGAGGTTGTGAGGTTGTACACAAAAGAAGCAgcatcacatttaaaataacacatgcagacacattaaaaatgaccCTGTTCTCTTCATTTGACCCTAGGAATATAAGCGCATAGGTATGTTaagatttttctttcctctgatgGGAGTGAAGACATAAATCTACAGGCAGCTTTTAAGATCAGAAGAGAAGGTTTAAATTGAAGAAAGAGCCTTTGATCCTTCTGTAGTAGACGGCAAAGTGAACTCTTAGGCTTAAAAGAAGTTCGTCATGAGCATTGCTCGGCAAATTCTGCTTCTCTTTCCATCTTTAATAACCAAGACTATGAGATaaagcatattttttttaaagtgccaCTTTATTACAAAAGTATAAACTTGACTGACATTTCATGAATAGTAATCTTGATATAAAACATTACAATCTTTTGCACTTAGCACTTAATTACACGCTTTTTCGAGTACAAGACCCTGTAGTCTGAatagcaaacacacaacattagCTGCCACATTTAACTTAGCTGGGTTTTTCCAAAAACACACCGTAGCTTCATGGcttcaaaaaacaacaaacagaaatacactgaaattTACATTGCAGCtgatttttgcagttttgtgtcACAAGATAAGATCATTCCAAAACACAATTAAACATAATAGAAAAAGATAGATTTCTTGACACTGATGatatatttattattctttctcttttgtaaTGTACATACACGTTGCatcaacatacagtataatcacATTGTTTGCTGGGGATATTTGGTCAAATGAACTCATTAACTCAGTTATATTGTCCAGGATTTGGATGtaattttgcatgtgtgtgtgtgtgtgtgtgtgtgtgtgtgttatcctcACGGTGATGCTCTGCTGCTTAGCGGACCCTTTTGCTTCACATTTCTGCAATATTTTTAACACtgataacagagagagagagagagagagcgttcGTCGATGGAGTGATGGCGAGACATGACATTTGCTAATACACATCAGTTCTACTGTAGCTTTCCAAGCTGCACTATGATGAAACCCAAGCAGATTCATATGACCACAAGGCAGGGGACTATGTAGATGAACGGTCCACAGATATGAGTGAGGACTGAGCAGAGGGGAGGGTTAGGTGTGGGTGTAGGGGGGACGTGGAGGgagggtgtgtttgtggaggGTGTGGGGAGTGGACTGTCTCCACATTTAGGACTCGAGCAGTTCTCTTTAGTCTTGTTTTATCTGtaccacgtgtgtgtgtgtgtgtgtgtttgtgtgttgccggcgcaggaggagagaaaattaacactcctctctgctgcacagagTCCCACCGAGCCAACGACATCCTTCACCTAACTGGCCTTGTGCTctacagagaaataaagcaacacactgaagaaaaaaataaataaacaaccaacgacaagagaaaagaaaaacattcatatagagGTACCACATGACAGTGCttgattttttgtgtttttttttccactttttttttttagcatgcAACTTGTAGCAGGCAAAGTGCAGAAACAGGATCAACAAAGTAAAACACTTCATTTACAGACGGCAGTGGAGACAGTGTTCAGTCCATGTGAgatgaaacaaaacatgacagaggGAAGTATCtggttgttggttttttttgttttgtgttttcaaaatatGACAATGGTCAAAATTAGTTGAAGCCTTTAGGAGGAATGCAAAATGTGTGCAATTTTTGTTATAATACTCTCATAATCGTTTCTCTTGGTCCCTGAGCTTTCAAGTATTTTTGATTAGTAATTCATTCCTTTATATCATTTGAATTCCGTCCTGAATCACATCTTGACCAACTACAGGGAAGGCCTGTTCATGACAGACTAAGTGCTACCAAAGATTTCACACAATGCTGTGCCTTTTTCCCCAAATACGAGTCCTGCTAGGACCAGATAAATGACTATTTTTACCCGCTAGAATTGAGGAAGAATTTAGGCTTTTTACTTTATTGTGCTTTGCACATATGTATCAGTAAAATAGAAGTGCTACTGTTATCAACAGATTGCTCTGTGATGGTCTTGTGctcatttattatttactaCCTTTGGATTCCTTATAAGGTTTATAGATTGGACTTTATATTCAGCCCAGGTCATAACAGATCAACATTACTGCCCCAAGGCCTCTGGAGCCTGTGAAAGGCATGACGTTATGACTTGAATGTAAACAGTATGTGTGGGTGAGCATGACAGGGGCTCAGCCGTCACTCCTTGTGGTGTTAGCTCAGCTCCTTGTGTTGGAAGGATAGGGGGTCACAGTGCAGCTGCCGCCTCAGAGCCCTGTTACATACATCTCCATGCCGTCgttgaaagtgaaaatggtggtggtgctggaggTGGCGGAGCCCTGCTTCAGGTCGCCGATGCTCTCGTACAGGTTCTCCCCCGGCAGCAGCAGGGCTTTGGCAGGCAGGTGCTGTAACTTGGGGGTCTGCTGCGTCGGCGGTGGCGGagggggctgctgctgctgcaagggCTGCTGGGCCTTCTTCCTCCTCGGCCGCAGGGTGGCGCACGTGTTGGGGGGCCTCTCTCGCTTCCAGCCGCCTCCGCCTTCCATGTTCTCATAGGCTGGATCGCACTCCTCTGTCCCGATGGACTCGTAGCAGTGGTCGTCGAGGGGCCCTCCAACTGCTTTGCCCTCCTGAGGAGCCCAGGTCTGGGGTTTGACCACTACACTAAACCCCCCGTCCCGGTCTCGGTCCCGGTCACCACGACCCAAGGTCCGGAAACCAGGATTGGCAGGGGGAGACCCCGGCAcagctctcttcttctttccagGTTTACACACCTTCGAGTACATCTCAGCCACCTGCAGTCAGACAAACATTACTGAGATTATGGACTGTAAGAAAAAAGACTTTAAATGAATAGTTTGGGGAATACGCTTATtaactttcttgctgagagttagatgagaggccccactctcatatctgtgcattatgaagctgcagccagcagatGTTTACCTTAACTTAGCataaaaaccaaagtgtaaaaataatgagTTGTGGCTTGTGGCTTGTTGTGGAAGTCACTATTTCCAGTGAGAGTTAGTCCCACACAAAACCcctctgtaaaaacacagcttGTGGTTTTTACACTGAACATATAATGTGTTACTCACTGAGCTTTAGAGGCACTAGTACGCAGATATTGTTACCtctggacaaagccaggctagccgcttatttcccaaaacattaaattgtttatttatttattactaatAAGATAATAGGTTTTCAAAGATACCAGATTTGTCAGGTTGATTTTCTCCTGAAATGATGAACTAGTaaaatttttttatttcatattcatacaacaaaatataaaaacacagtgacttGTATTTGAAACACTCAGTCTAGCCTCAGTTTGTTCTTCTCaataaataatgttattttttaatgacaGCATTTTACATCTGTATAGACAAGtaataaatgatgataaaatgtttaaattgtgATTCACGTTGTACAAATTGAGGGAGGCTGTCCCATTTTCAGCTgccatttttgtttgaattaaGAAAAAGAGATGCAACTCAGAAAATGAATTTTTATTGTGCAGTAGAGGTAGTAGTAgtggtgcagtgttttttcATCTAGATGATTAGAGGAGGCTTTGAGGATTCTCAGAATACCTTCATGACAGATGTACATTTGTAAAACGatcctctctgttttatttatttatcacaaTGATGCTTAATCCTGTGACTTGAATGCATGAGTAATGCTGCAGAAAAATGGGACTCATTCAATAATGCTTCATCTCATGTTAAAACGACTTAATCGTAACATTGGGATCGTGGAGCTTTGACAAAGTAAtgtaacagaaaacagacaggttAGATGAAGAGTCCTCGCTCACCGCAGCAGCAGACGGTTGTATATTCTCCACTGTGTGAGCACCCAATGGGCCCAGGGCTTTATTTTGCAGCATGAGCATGTCATCATCCTCTGGAGGCTTCCAGATGTACTGCTCTCCGTTGCCCATaaacatcacttcctgtcaacAGAACAACAAATTACATCTGGGGCAGAGCTGGTCACATGTTCATGCATGATGCTGGACTGATAAATGAGCATTTCTGAACatgaaaactgcattttcaaaaaaaaaaacaaaaaaaaaacactgctcatagaaaataaatgaactgcTTCACACATGCAGGCGTGTTGTGGCACAGAGCTGGCATTAGAAGCACACTGGATGGACTTCATATTCAATAGATTTTCCCTGGAAGGTGGAGCCTGCAACAAGAGGAACCATGTGCTTATATTCTGGATGACTCAATTTCAACATGTTGCGTCATCCACAAGAAAATCAGCGGTGAACAGCCCTGCGAGCAGACGGCGTACACATGTAAGCCTGTGAACTGTGCGTGTTCCTGAACTCAGGTCACAGCAGATACCGCGACCTCACTGACCTCACACAGGGCAGCAAATGGTCTCCCACTGTCACCTGGAGGGGAGCGCTGAGCCTTATATCcagagtaaaaaaagaaaaaaacccaagaCAGTCTGCCTACACTCTTGCTGCTGCGAACATATGGAGGAGGTGACACCGCTGAGAGCAGAAATACCCCCACTAATGCCGAGAACTCCTcgacaaataaacacaacttGCTGCCCGGACTTCAAAGAATTCTCCACAGAAGCGCTAACGTATCACAACACCATGCATGATGTAGCCGAGTGCAAGGAAAACTGCAACACTGGCACAATTACAACTGTGCAGATCCTCTGCAGCATCAACAGGAAATCTGACGGCGATACTCTCCAGATCCTGCTCACTGTACCTGAACTACAAACTGTACACTAATGTCATACTGCTGCTGACAGAGAACAAGACATCAACTCAATCTTCCTCTACCTTGTATGACCTTATCTATTGTTCCAGTCAGACCTCTGGAGAACCACTAGCAACCCAACCAGGCTCCTAacttcctctccccctccagctATCATTCCTCAATCCCTTCAGCAAATAAAACCGACCACTACGGTGTTGCTGTCTGGGGTTATTACGAAGGAAATGTGTAGCTGTTACGTGGCATCAAGGTCACAAAGACTACATGAGAAAGGTGTACCTTGTTTTCACAATAGGCTCAGGTTATATTTATAGCCAGCATGTTAATCAGATGTTTTCTGGGTGGTATCCTGGTGGCCTGGTCAAACCATGTGGCTATAAAAACCCCAGTCCGGGATTTTGTCACCTCTGGACAAGCCAGACTAACTtcttccccctgcttccagtcttcatgctaagctaagctaatcacctgcTAGCTCCAGCTTCGCATTTatcacacagacaaactctctctgtttcctttacaCCATCAGGTCAGGACATGTAACTCTACCAACCTTTGGGAATGATGGGACGTTAAAGGCCTCCACGTTTCTACGGGGCAACTTTGTGCTGTGAGGGTGTGGCGGAGGAGGGGCGGGGTGCGACGGCGGGGCATGCCGTGGAGGCGGCGCCGGCGGCTCCCCCATATCCGTCCCACTGTCCCTCTTTTGGGGCGCCTTGTCGGCCTTCCTCAACTTCCTGACGCAGGCGTACTCGGCTGTCTCCGGAGGGTGAGGGGGAGACATGACCTGGGCCTCGGGTTCGGGCAGCCCTCCCTCCACGTCGCCGTCCGGGTCCGGGGGCGCTGGGGTGTTGGCAGGTACGGCCGGAGGGGCCGGAGTGTCCGTCTGCCCGGCCCTGCCTACCATGGCGTAGAGGGCATCGTCAGTACGTGTGGTGGAGGAGCGTCGGCCCACTTCAGAGTAAGTGTGCTCTCCGTCCTCTCCAGTCCCAGAAGGGATCTGGGGAAGCTGCCTGCCTTGAGAACGAAGGTCAGAGTTAGACCGGCGGCTGGGCAGCAGCAGAAGGTCCATGCTGGCTGGACGTTTCTTTTTAGATGCCTCTGCAAGGCACATACAGCCTGCTGTTACTGTCCGAACAGCCGATGCCCACCATAAAGCTGGATTCACATACGTTTACTCTTCTTGGACTGAACAGATCCACGAGCGTTTGTGAATATGAGTAAGTCTCTCACTGGTAAGAGAAAATCTGGAGCTGACAGTGAACTGGGAACTGACATAGACGGTTGAGAATATGCATCCAAATTGGCTTCATTCCACCGCAGTGGAAGCAGGACAAGTATGAAACAGGACATATGCTTATATTTCTTCAAACCCTCTCAGGCTACTGTCACAGTGCCCACAAACACAGTTCCCTGTTGACTGTCACTGATGGAGCTCCAGGATTTGTCTTGGCTCtgtgatttctgtcttttaaagAGAGAGTTGCGTGCTCACAAATCAAGACTGAACAGTCCGATGGAATAAGGCTGAGttgtaaatgtaatgtgaaTCCTGCTTTAGGGTAAATTCTTCCTCTAAAATGCCCTCGAACTTTATTACAGAGAGGTTCATGGAGGATTTAGGGTCAGATCAGATTCTGATAATGTGGAGAAAATGTGCGCTGTGGCACTTTTTTGCCTCATCAGGGCTTGGTAAtggtaatgtgtttttttttttttggtggacGCTGAGTCTGGTTTTAATTAATGAGGACAAGGCTAAATCAGAACATGCCACAGTACACAGTTAAATTTATTTGCAGATAATTGCTCCGTTTATTTATGGAAACCTTGTATCTTCACTGTTTCTGATTTTCATGCTTCCAAATAAGCTGAATAATTACATGCTCATCATGTGGTTGGAGAAAAAAGATTTCAGCCCCTTTGCAGCTCAGAAAATTCCCCAGATATCCCCTTCAGTGATGCCAAAATTGCTTTGTCATGCAGCTAAAACAAGGCCAGGCTGTTTAGTTCCGGAAAGGCTGATGTTTAGGGAGATACAAGGTTTCACCTCAAACGACAGCCAAGGTACCGTGTGCAGCGAACGCAGGTCTGGATTTGTATGTGAAAGATGCACTCACTTTTGCCATTGCAGTTCATCTTGTTCATCTCGGTGTCTGATTTACTGATGGACCGCAGCTTCGACTGCCTGAGTATaccctgacaacacacacacacacacacaaagccagttAAACACTAATTAAGACTGAAGAAGTGTCCTCTGAATGATATTGTTCCCTGGTGAATTGAGTTGCTTCAGTTACCTCTGCTGCAATACCAACAAAACACTGGGGAGTGCGTTGCCTGATACCTACCATGTCCATGAGACGGTGTTTTCCACCTTCGCCGGGGACATTGTGTGTCTTTCCCTTCCTGTGGTAAACACAACCGCTCTGTCATAAAGATTGACACTTAGTACACtgatgcactgtgtgtgtgtgtgtgtgtgtgtgtgtgtgtgtgtgtgcgtgcagagTTTGTGTCTGAGTCACTGtccatgtgtccatgtgtgGCTGAGTCATCTTGTGACTGTGCACATGTACGGGGACATCTGCATATGTGCGTGTCAGCAGTGgagagtaactaagtacatttactcaagtataaTTTTGAGGTATGTGTACATTTTCTGCaactttatatttctactccTCTACATTTTCAGAAGGAAATATTGTACTGCAtgtatttgacagctttagttactggTTACGTTTCAGatgaatattttatgtaaaaattaTATGATAAACTTCAACCAGTTGTTCCAACTGGTTTTGACCTCTAATGAAAAATCAGTATCTAATTGGGACCCTTGTGAGTTGCTAGCAGAAGATTTCCTGTCTAAATGTCAGATGGTTAGACTTCAGAACTGGTAAAATTATCCAATATTTCAAGATTAATGAAAAgtccaaagtttgttttttcttctctcttctcccatTAATCTCTCGTGACCCCTCATATTAATCTTATGACCCTTTGCAGGACGCCccactgatgcatcagtataATCAACTGATGTAACACAAGGGGCCATTTTACTACAGGACAAGTACTTTTACACACTTTGAgtacatttagctgataatactttacactgcactgttacttaaaggggctatttgtaagttttctgtCTTGTTGAATGTGGTTTCTCGCCAGGAGCTGGTGGTGGCGATGGTCGCTCGCCAAgaacttcagccatcattgcgtTTACAAGAGGATAGAATacgccctctgagcagcgctacttcttctCGGTGGTCCGGACGCTGCTATCGGAAAGTGGCGAGACGAAGCTGGCtggcatgctaacttcagtagaagaagtgatagaactaaaAGCTTTTCACCCCTGGACtcagctcttggtgagtaaaggaatgaagtttgatgctaaacgtgcactgtttcattttgactagtaagtaaacagctgctaatgctaacgttagctatgtagcaacagAAAAACTTGCAAGTGCCTCCTTTAAGTAAGATGTTGAATgtaggacttttacttgtagaGGAGCGTTTTAACATTAACgtgtgtgtacttttacttaagtaaaggttcTGAGCTCTTCTTCCACCAGTGTAATTATTCTCAGTTGTCCTACAAATGCAAATGAGCATCCTCtatacatgtgtgtatctgGTCGTACGTGCATGCACAGTGTCTGCTCTTACCTCTGGCAGCCCACGCAGAGCACCACGATGAGGATTGTAACAACAAAGGCTGAGGCAGCAGCGATAGCACCCAGCAGCAGGACCTTGCCGTAGGGAGGAGCCGTGAAGTTCAGCCCGTCCTGCATGGAGGCCATGTGGGAGCGCTGGCGCTCACttgctctcacacactcacactcacaccctTACACTCATGCACGCAGGGAAGTGCCACGGTCTCACTGGGATCTGCAGCGAGAAGGCACAGAGTTGAGCTTAATTACAAAATTATCTGACCTTTACAAAACATTAAGTAGGTTAACAAAGCAGCGGAACCAGAAGTAAAATATTCACGGTGCAAACGGCAGAAGGAAAGCAGCAGTTTAAAAAGAGGAGAAGTGAGAATTCCCGTCCAGCGCTGAGGCAgtgaagtgaacagacattGCGCCTCAGGCATGTGCTTCTGCTTTACCTTGTTTGAGGGATTACTGAGCTTTGTGTGTCACACTTACATAGACATCAACAGCATACCTGCTCACCAACAAAGATTTTCAGGCACCGAGGTCTACATAGCATAAAGCAATCCAACAATTCTACACTGAACAACTGTTTTGTAActgagcaaacacagaaaaaatcaAATATCTGATTCCATTTTTCTGGGAATCGAGTGTTTATCTGTTTGCCAGGGAGCTG contains:
- the si:dkey-70p6.1 gene encoding basic salivary proline-rich protein 4 isoform X2, with amino-acid sequence MASMQDGLNFTAPPYGKVLLLGAIAAASAFVVTILIVVLCVGCQRKGKTHNVPGEGGKHRLMDMGILRQSKLRSISKSDTEMNKMNCNGKSRQLPQIPSGTGEDGEHTYSEVGRRSSTTRTDDALYAMVGRAGQTDTPAPPAVPANTPAPPDPDGDVEGGLPEPEAQVMSPPHPPETAEYACVRKLRKADKAPQKRDSGTDMGEPPAPPPRHAPPSHPAPPPPHPHSTKLPRRNVEAFNVPSFPKEVMFMGNGEQYIWKPPEDDDMLMLQNKALGPLGAHTVENIQPSAAAVAEMYSKVCKPGKKKRAVPGSPPANPGFRTLGRGDRDRDRDGGFSVVVKPQTWAPQEGKAVGGPLDDHCYESIGTEECDPAYENMEGGGGWKRERPPNTCATLRPRRKKAQQPLQQQQPPPPPPTQQTPKLQHLPAKALLLPGENLYESIGDLKQGSATSSTTTIFTFNDGMEMYVTGL
- the si:dkey-70p6.1 gene encoding atrophin-1 isoform X1, whose amino-acid sequence is MASMQDGLNFTAPPYGKVLLLGAIAAASAFVVTILIVVLCVGCQRKGKTHNVPGEGGKHRLMDMGILRQSKLRSISKSDTEMNKMNCNGKKASKKKRPASMDLLLLPSRRSNSDLRSQGRQLPQIPSGTGEDGEHTYSEVGRRSSTTRTDDALYAMVGRAGQTDTPAPPAVPANTPAPPDPDGDVEGGLPEPEAQVMSPPHPPETAEYACVRKLRKADKAPQKRDSGTDMGEPPAPPPRHAPPSHPAPPPPHPHSTKLPRRNVEAFNVPSFPKEVMFMGNGEQYIWKPPEDDDMLMLQNKALGPLGAHTVENIQPSAAAVAEMYSKVCKPGKKKRAVPGSPPANPGFRTLGRGDRDRDRDGGFSVVVKPQTWAPQEGKAVGGPLDDHCYESIGTEECDPAYENMEGGGGWKRERPPNTCATLRPRRKKAQQPLQQQQPPPPPPTQQTPKLQHLPAKALLLPGENLYESIGDLKQGSATSSTTTIFTFNDGMEMYVTGL